GTTCTCCGCCTGCGCGAACTCCGGCTCGGCCAGGAGCTGCATCTCCCCGTCGACCATGAGATCCGAGCTCGGTATCGCGGCGAGCAGCTCCTCGGAGAGCGACATGGCGTTCATGAGTATCCTGTCGTAGTCCTCTCGGGTCGCGGCGAGCTCCCTCCGCGCCTTCTCGAGCGCATCCTCCAAGGAAAGCCCTGAAAAGGACTGGTTGCAGTAGTTGTTGATCCTCTCGATGTCAGGGTAGGTGAAGTCGTCGGCGACATCGATCAGGCGGTTCTGCACCGCGCCGTCCTGCGACACGAATATGCCCAGCAACCTGCGGCCCGAGAGCGGAACGAACTCCATGTGACGAAACCTCACCCTGCCCGCATCCGGGGTCACCACCATGCCGGCATAGTGGGAGACCGCGGCGAGCATCCTCGATGTCCTGGAGAGCACGGCGTCGATCCGCCTCTCGTCTCCTGAACAGCGGCTCTTGATCTCCTGCATCTCCTGATCGGTCAGGTCGTGGCGCTTGAGCAGCGTCTCAACGAAGACGCGCATCCCCAGAGCGGTCGGCACCCTGCCCGCGGATATGTGAGGCTGGGCCAGAAACCCCATATC
This DNA window, taken from bacterium, encodes the following:
- the hrcA gene encoding heat-inducible transcriptional repressor HrcA, producing MTHRASTRHLEILDILISDYIASAQPVGSRTIAHQHHDHLSPATVRNIMADLTDMGFLAQPHISAGRVPTALGMRVFVETLLKRHDLTDQEMQEIKSRCSGDERRIDAVLSRTSRMLAAVSHYAGMVVTPDAGRVRFRHMEFVPLSGRRLLGIFVSQDGAVQNRLIDVADDFTYPDIERINNYCNQSFSGLSLEDALEKARRELAATREDYDRILMNAMSLSEELLAAIPSSDLMVDGEMQLLAEPEFAQAEN